Proteins encoded by one window of Acidobacteriota bacterium:
- a CDS encoding cation:dicarboxylase symporter family transporter — MPSGTTQIFIGLVLGIGIGYLWPSSDVNGVHVAGYAEQIKPLADTFLRMIKMIIAPLLFSTLVVGIAGTGDLKAMGRIGLKAIIYFEVATTVALFLGLLLVNLFQPGAGVQVGAMSVDTLRTLQETKAHSGWDMLVTLFPTSVFDAMSRGDILQLVVFSIFFGIGVAAIGEKGKPVVDFLESTAQVMFKFTGYVMMFAPVGVMAAIAATVGKMGLGILLTLGKLVLLMYGGLIVFALIVIGGVSLLIRVPFFLFLRAVREPFLIAFTTASSEAALPKALEVMERFGCPKNIVGLVLPTGYSFNLDGTTLYLSLASVFVAQLFGVPMTIGQQLIMMLTLMLTSKGVAGVPRAALVVLTATLAQFKLPLEGAAILLAIDQILDMGRTGVNVMGNCIATAVVARWEGVFDDAKMREFAAGKRSV; from the coding sequence ATGCCGAGCGGCACGACTCAGATCTTCATCGGCCTGGTGCTGGGCATCGGCATCGGCTATCTCTGGCCCTCGTCGGACGTCAACGGCGTGCATGTCGCCGGATACGCCGAACAGATCAAGCCGCTGGCCGACACGTTCCTGCGGATGATCAAGATGATCATCGCGCCCCTGCTGTTCTCGACGCTGGTGGTCGGGATCGCCGGAACCGGCGACCTGAAGGCCATGGGACGGATTGGCCTCAAGGCGATCATCTACTTCGAGGTGGCAACCACGGTGGCGCTCTTCCTCGGCCTGCTGCTGGTGAACCTGTTCCAGCCCGGCGCCGGCGTGCAGGTGGGGGCGATGAGCGTGGACACGCTGCGCACGCTGCAGGAAACCAAGGCGCACAGCGGCTGGGACATGCTGGTAACGCTGTTCCCGACGTCGGTCTTCGACGCCATGTCGCGCGGAGACATCCTCCAGCTGGTGGTGTTCTCCATCTTCTTTGGCATCGGGGTCGCGGCCATCGGAGAGAAGGGCAAGCCGGTCGTCGACTTTCTCGAGAGTACCGCCCAGGTGATGTTCAAGTTCACCGGCTACGTCATGATGTTCGCTCCGGTCGGCGTGATGGCGGCCATCGCGGCCACGGTCGGCAAGATGGGGCTCGGCATCCTGCTCACGCTCGGCAAACTCGTGCTGCTGATGTACGGCGGCCTCATCGTCTTCGCGCTCATTGTGATCGGCGGCGTGTCCCTCCTGATCAGGGTCCCGTTCTTCCTCTTCCTGCGGGCCGTCAGGGAACCGTTCCTCATCGCGTTCACGACCGCCAGCAGCGAGGCCGCGCTGCCGAAGGCGCTCGAAGTGATGGAGCGGTTCGGCTGCCCGAAGAACATCGTCGGCCTGGTGCTGCCGACCGGGTACAGCTTCAACCTGGACGGCACGACGCTCTACCTGTCGCTCGCCAGCGTGTTCGTCGCGCAGTTGTTCGGGGTGCCCATGACGATCGGCCAGCAGCTGATCATGATGCTGACGCTGATGCTGACGAGCAAGGGCGTGGCGGGAGTGCCACGGGCGGCGCTCGTCGTGCTGACCGCAACGCTCGCGCAGTTCAAGCTGCCGCTCGAGGGCGCCGCGATTCTGCTGGCGATCGACCAGATTCTCGACATGGGACGCACGGGCGTCAACGTGATGGGCAACTGCATCGCCACCGCCGTCGTGGCCCGGTGGGAAGGCGTCTTCGATGACGCGAAGATGCGGGAATTCGCCGCCGGGAAACGGTCAGTGTGA
- the rfbD gene encoding dTDP-4-dehydrorhamnose reductase: MVLVTGAAGQLAQAIIETFGPDHRVVALTRAELDITDQSAVEAAIAAHAPAVVINCASDNDVDEAQTHPVRALEINAFGVRALARAVERIPATLVHYSTDFVFDGTTTRPYLEDDRTNPQSVYSASKLLGEWFALEVTRGFVLRVESLFGPPPAGRPARSSLERIVSGIEAGVEVPVFSDRTVSPSYVQDVAAATRALLKMQAPAGVYHCVNTGACSWMDVAREAGRLLATTPRLRPITLEDVKLLAPRPKFCALDNSRLVGLGIVMPTWQDALARHIKARRS, translated from the coding sequence ATGGTTCTCGTGACCGGCGCCGCGGGCCAACTCGCCCAGGCGATCATCGAAACGTTCGGCCCCGATCACCGCGTGGTGGCGTTGACGCGCGCCGAGCTGGACATCACCGACCAGTCCGCCGTCGAGGCGGCGATCGCGGCGCACGCGCCGGCTGTCGTGATCAACTGCGCCAGCGACAACGATGTGGACGAGGCACAGACGCATCCCGTGCGGGCGCTCGAGATCAACGCGTTTGGCGTGCGGGCGCTGGCTCGTGCGGTCGAGCGGATCCCCGCGACGCTCGTGCACTACAGCACGGACTTCGTGTTCGACGGAACCACGACCAGGCCCTATCTCGAGGACGACCGGACCAATCCCCAGAGCGTCTATTCGGCGTCAAAGCTGCTCGGCGAATGGTTTGCCCTCGAGGTCACACGCGGATTCGTTCTGCGGGTCGAAAGCCTGTTCGGCCCGCCGCCAGCTGGCCGCCCTGCGCGCAGCAGCCTCGAGCGCATTGTGAGCGGGATCGAGGCGGGCGTCGAGGTGCCGGTGTTCTCCGACCGGACGGTGTCGCCGAGTTATGTGCAGGACGTCGCCGCCGCGACGCGCGCACTCCTGAAGATGCAGGCCCCGGCTGGCGTCTACCACTGTGTCAACACGGGGGCGTGCAGCTGGATGGACGTGGCCCGCGAGGCGGGACGGCTGCTGGCGACCACGCCGCGGCTGCGCCCGATCACGCTCGAGGATGTGAAGCTGCTTGCGCCGCGGCCGAAGTTCTGCGCGCTCGACAACTCGCGGCTCGTTGGCCTGGGCATCGTAATGCCGACCTGGCAGGACGCCCTGGCCAGACACATCAAGGCCCGTCGCTCGTAG
- the smpB gene encoding SsrA-binding protein SmpB has protein sequence MKDDHQKEERRKAERIIADNRKAHHDYHLIETFEAGVALVGTEVKAIREGRVTLRDSYARVTGGEVFVHNVHIGSYSSRGYADHEALRPRKLLLHRHEIRKLIGKTTERGMTLVPVRMYFKDGRVKMAISLAKGKQAHDKRETIRRREIDRESRAAIKSHGR, from the coding sequence GTGAAGGACGACCATCAGAAGGAAGAGCGCCGGAAGGCCGAGCGCATCATTGCGGACAACCGCAAGGCGCACCACGACTATCACCTGATCGAGACGTTTGAAGCGGGCGTGGCGCTGGTCGGCACCGAGGTGAAGGCCATCCGCGAGGGGCGGGTCACCCTGCGCGACAGCTACGCGCGGGTGACCGGCGGCGAAGTGTTCGTGCACAACGTGCACATCGGGTCCTACAGCAGCCGGGGCTATGCCGATCACGAGGCGCTGCGGCCGCGCAAACTGCTCCTGCACCGCCACGAGATCCGGAAGCTCATCGGCAAGACCACTGAACGGGGCATGACGCTGGTGCCGGTCCGGATGTACTTCAAGGACGGCCGCGTCAAGATGGCCATCAGCCTGGCGAAGGGCAAGCAGGCGCACGACAAGCGCGAGACCATCCGGCGCCGGGAGATCGATCGCGAATCGCGGGCGGCCATCAAGTCGCACGGGCGGTAG
- a CDS encoding DegT/DnrJ/EryC1/StrS family aminotransferase produces the protein MQVPMLDLQAQYRPLREEILAAITRVCDSQRFIMGPEVEALERELAAMLEVPYAIGVSSGTDALLLAMMALGIGHGDEVITSTYSFFATGGSVVRLGATPVFVDIDPDTCNIDPSALAAAITPRTKAIIPVHLYGQSADLDPILAIATRAGVPVVEDAAQAIGARYHGRPVGGFGLIGCFSFFPSKNLGAFGDGGLVTTGSDDLAAVLRRLRVHGADQQYYHRVIGGNFRIDALQAAVLRVKLPHLAGWTEGRRRNAARYDAWFRERGLTDRVTTPVTRADRYHIFNQYVIRLPNRDAVKAHLESRGVGCAIYYPVPFHQLECFAHLGYRAGQLPHAERAARETLALPVFGELTEAQQRYVVDVVAEAVDRTS, from the coding sequence ATGCAGGTGCCGATGCTGGATTTGCAGGCCCAGTATCGGCCGCTCCGGGAGGAGATCCTGGCGGCGATCACCCGGGTGTGTGACAGCCAGCGGTTCATCATGGGGCCGGAGGTCGAAGCGCTCGAGCGCGAACTGGCGGCGATGCTCGAGGTGCCTTACGCGATCGGCGTCTCGTCGGGCACGGACGCGCTGCTGCTGGCGATGATGGCCCTCGGCATCGGCCACGGCGACGAGGTCATCACCAGCACGTATTCGTTCTTCGCGACGGGCGGATCCGTCGTGAGGCTCGGCGCCACGCCCGTGTTCGTCGATATCGATCCGGACACCTGCAATATTGATCCGTCCGCCCTGGCGGCAGCCATCACGCCGCGCACGAAGGCCATCATCCCGGTCCACCTGTACGGCCAGAGCGCGGATCTGGATCCGATCCTCGCCATCGCGACCCGCGCCGGCGTGCCAGTGGTCGAAGATGCGGCCCAGGCCATCGGGGCCCGCTACCACGGGCGCCCGGTCGGCGGGTTCGGTCTCATCGGCTGTTTCTCGTTCTTTCCAAGCAAGAACCTGGGCGCGTTCGGAGACGGCGGGCTCGTCACCACGGGCAGCGACGATCTGGCGGCCGTTCTCCGGCGGCTTCGCGTGCATGGCGCGGACCAGCAGTACTACCATCGCGTGATCGGCGGGAATTTCCGGATTGACGCGCTCCAGGCGGCGGTCCTGCGGGTCAAGCTGCCGCACCTGGCCGGCTGGACCGAAGGCCGGCGCCGAAACGCCGCGCGCTACGACGCCTGGTTCCGCGAACGCGGGTTGACCGACCGGGTGACGACGCCGGTGACGCGTGCCGATCGCTACCACATCTTCAACCAGTACGTGATTCGCCTGCCGAATCGGGACGCGGTCAAAGCCCACCTCGAATCCCGCGGTGTGGGCTGCGCCATCTACTACCCGGTGCCGTTCCACCAGTTGGAGTGCTTTGCCCATCTTGGCTACCGCGCCGGCCAACTCCCTCACGCCGAGAGGGCCGCGCGCGAGACGCTGGCGCTGCCGGTCTTCGGCGAGTTGACCGAGGCACAGCAGCGCTACGTCGTGGATGTGGTTGCCGAGGCCGTTGATCGAACCAGCTGA
- the holB gene encoding DNA polymerase III subunit delta', with amino-acid sequence MPFRDIVGHRRQIGLLARALGADALPPSLVFSGPDGIGKRRVALAVAQALNCLSPAVDLGPGRRDACGNCLACSKITRRIHPDVLVIEPEDGEEIKVEAIRQVIGQVTFRPFEGRYRVVVIDRADQMNHVAQSALLKTLEEPPQRTVLMLVTAQPDTLLATIRSRCCHVRFAAIAPHEIARDLVERHRFSEPDANAAAALSGGSFRKALDAGTAETTEARAVAVAVLREAARDADPRTRLAAGAALLPAGTRKGKDKSQAASDRGALAVRLSALASIIRDVTVLSARASDEALVNPDIRTELESLTRYYDRARLDRAFSAVGRSLAAVERHNASPKIVVDWLAVQL; translated from the coding sequence ATGCCTTTCCGTGACATAGTCGGCCACCGTCGCCAGATTGGGCTGCTCGCGCGGGCTCTTGGGGCCGACGCGCTGCCGCCGAGTCTCGTGTTCTCAGGCCCGGACGGGATCGGCAAGCGGCGGGTCGCCCTGGCGGTGGCGCAGGCGCTCAATTGCCTGAGCCCGGCCGTTGACCTGGGCCCCGGCAGGCGCGATGCGTGCGGGAACTGTCTGGCCTGCAGCAAGATCACCAGGCGCATTCACCCGGATGTCCTGGTGATTGAGCCGGAAGACGGCGAGGAGATCAAGGTCGAGGCCATTCGACAGGTGATCGGGCAGGTCACCTTCCGGCCCTTCGAAGGCCGTTATCGAGTGGTCGTCATCGACCGGGCCGACCAGATGAATCACGTCGCCCAGAGCGCGCTGCTGAAGACGCTCGAAGAGCCGCCGCAGCGGACGGTCCTAATGCTGGTCACCGCGCAGCCGGATACGCTGCTCGCGACGATTCGGTCCCGCTGCTGTCATGTGCGGTTTGCGGCGATCGCGCCGCACGAGATTGCCCGGGATCTGGTTGAGCGGCATCGCTTTTCCGAACCGGACGCGAATGCCGCGGCGGCACTCTCTGGAGGAAGCTTTCGCAAGGCCCTCGACGCGGGAACCGCTGAAACCACCGAGGCCCGCGCTGTCGCGGTGGCGGTGCTGCGCGAAGCGGCACGCGACGCTGACCCGCGAACCCGGCTGGCGGCTGGGGCCGCGCTGTTGCCGGCGGGGACTCGCAAGGGGAAGGACAAGTCGCAAGCCGCGTCTGACCGCGGTGCGCTGGCGGTTCGACTGAGTGCGCTGGCGTCGATTATCCGGGACGTCACCGTGTTATCGGCACGCGCGTCCGATGAGGCGCTGGTCAACCCCGACATCAGGACCGAACTGGAATCCCTGACGAGGTACTACGACCGGGCCAGGCTCGATCGCGCGTTTTCGGCCGTGGGACGATCGCTTGCTGCGGTGGAACGGCACAACGCCAGTCCGAAGATCGTGGTGGACTGGCTGGCGGTCCAGTTGTAG
- a CDS encoding FAD-dependent oxidoreductase, whose protein sequence is MESIDVVVVGGGVSGLASAAALARAGLGVCVLERHPRCGMDASTHNSGVIHAGIYHPADSLKAKLCVEGARLLYAFCAEHRVPHERCGKLIVALDDAEAEALPALKQRGDANLVEGLRLVGQDFIRRVEPHAAGVAALYSPTTGIVEPEVLIQALVRVCEGRGVVLLPGTRSVGADPAHDAIIVHTEREQIRARVVVNAAGLYADDTSIQFGGEAFTIHPCRGEYAEIAPSRCGLVNALVYPLPDASGHGLGVHLTRTTRGSVLIGPTIQHQQSKDDYEGGRLDLAAFLEPTRRLLPDIRLADLRIGGSGIRPDLNAPDETFADFLIRRDRCNPRLIHAAGISSPGLTACLAVGNLVTELVREAL, encoded by the coding sequence ATGGAATCGATCGACGTCGTCGTCGTTGGCGGAGGGGTCAGCGGCCTGGCCTCCGCCGCCGCGCTGGCGCGCGCGGGGCTGGGCGTATGTGTGCTCGAGCGGCATCCCAGGTGCGGCATGGACGCCAGCACGCACAACAGCGGAGTGATCCACGCCGGCATCTACCATCCCGCCGACTCGCTGAAAGCGAAGCTGTGTGTCGAGGGTGCGCGGCTGCTCTACGCCTTTTGTGCTGAGCATCGCGTGCCGCACGAACGGTGCGGCAAGCTGATCGTCGCGCTGGACGACGCGGAAGCGGAGGCGCTGCCGGCGCTCAAGCAGCGGGGCGACGCCAATCTGGTCGAGGGCCTCAGGCTGGTCGGCCAGGATTTCATCCGTCGCGTCGAACCGCATGCCGCCGGCGTGGCCGCGCTCTACTCGCCGACGACGGGGATTGTCGAGCCGGAGGTGCTTATTCAGGCGCTCGTCCGCGTCTGCGAGGGCCGCGGTGTCGTGCTGCTGCCCGGGACGCGGTCGGTTGGCGCCGATCCCGCACACGACGCCATCATCGTCCACACCGAGCGCGAGCAGATCCGGGCGCGCGTCGTCGTCAACGCCGCCGGGCTGTATGCCGATGACACGTCCATCCAGTTCGGCGGCGAGGCGTTCACCATTCACCCGTGCCGCGGAGAGTACGCCGAAATCGCGCCGTCCAGGTGCGGCCTCGTCAACGCGCTGGTGTATCCGCTGCCCGACGCCTCAGGTCATGGCCTCGGTGTGCACCTGACCAGAACGACCCGGGGCAGCGTGTTGATCGGACCGACGATCCAGCATCAGCAGAGCAAGGACGACTACGAAGGCGGCCGCCTCGATCTCGCGGCGTTTCTCGAGCCGACCCGCCGGTTGCTGCCAGACATTCGACTGGCCGATCTCCGGATCGGCGGGAGCGGCATCAGGCCGGACCTGAATGCGCCTGATGAGACATTTGCCGACTTCCTGATCCGGCGCGACCGCTGCAACCCGCGGTTGATTCACGCGGCGGGGATCAGTTCGCCCGGACTGACGGCATGTCTGGCGGTCGGGAATCTGGTAACCGAGCTGGTACGGGAGGCGCTGTAG
- a CDS encoding isoprenylcysteine carboxylmethyltransferase family protein: MNSVLLRLARLRVPLGFGAAAAAYVLARPNASSLLWGMLVAAAGEAVRLWAAGHLEKGREVTRSGPYRFSRHPLYVGSTVIACGVTLAASSVWVAAVTAVYLAATLTAAVRTEEAYLRRQFGQEYDNYCQGLAASVDRRFSWTRAWRNREWRAIAGLAVAAALLAAKAAWLN; this comes from the coding sequence GTGAATAGCGTGCTGCTGCGCCTCGCGCGGTTGCGAGTGCCGCTCGGCTTCGGCGCGGCCGCGGCCGCCTATGTGCTGGCGCGTCCGAACGCGTCGAGCCTGCTCTGGGGGATGCTGGTGGCCGCAGCGGGTGAGGCCGTTCGCCTGTGGGCCGCCGGACATCTCGAGAAGGGACGCGAAGTGACCCGCTCCGGTCCGTACCGGTTCTCCAGGCATCCGCTCTACGTGGGTTCGACCGTGATCGCCTGTGGGGTCACGCTGGCGGCGTCGAGCGTGTGGGTCGCCGCTGTGACAGCCGTGTATCTAGCGGCCACGCTGACTGCGGCGGTTCGCACCGAAGAGGCCTACCTGCGGCGCCAGTTCGGCCAGGAGTACGACAACTACTGCCAGGGCCTGGCCGCGAGCGTCGATCGGAGGTTCAGCTGGACCCGCGCCTGGCGGAACCGCGAATGGCGGGCGATCGCCGGCCTCGCCGTCGCGGCCGCACTGCTGGCGGCGAAGGCGGCGTGGCTGAACTAG
- a CDS encoding nucleotide sugar dehydrogenase gives MSMSLSERIQNKTCKVGIIGLGYVGLPLATELAKAGFPVTGFDVDERKVSELNAGRSYIPDVPTAELAKIVLNGRFKATTDMSALGEMDAIDIAVPTPLRKTKDPDMSYIVHAVEAVRKHLRKGQLICLESTTYPGTTDELVKPMLEETGLRAGVDFHLVFSPERVDPANPVYLTKDIPKVVGGIDKTSTDLACALYGQVVTRTVAVSSTVVAEMAKLLENTFRSVNIGMVNELALMCHRMGIDVWEVIDAAKTKPFGFMAFYPGPGLGGHCIPIDPFYLSWKAKQSGFEARFIELAGQVNSSMPEWVVSRVADALNTVRKAVNGSSIHLYGVAYKKNVGDMRESPALDVIEHLLRRGATVTYSDPHVARFRLDGHGELCAVPEAEALAASPDCVVVTTDHDAFDYGALVGKASLILDTRNALRKYPGAHIHRL, from the coding sequence ATGTCCATGAGTCTGTCTGAACGCATCCAGAACAAGACGTGCAAGGTCGGCATCATCGGCCTTGGGTACGTCGGCTTGCCGCTGGCGACGGAACTGGCCAAGGCCGGCTTTCCCGTGACGGGTTTCGACGTCGACGAACGGAAGGTCAGCGAACTGAACGCGGGCCGAAGCTACATCCCGGACGTGCCGACCGCCGAGCTGGCCAAGATCGTCCTCAACGGACGATTCAAGGCGACCACCGACATGTCGGCGCTGGGGGAGATGGACGCCATCGATATCGCCGTGCCGACGCCGCTCCGCAAGACCAAAGACCCCGACATGTCGTATATCGTCCATGCCGTTGAGGCGGTGAGAAAACACCTCCGCAAGGGACAGTTGATCTGTCTTGAATCGACCACGTACCCCGGCACGACCGACGAACTGGTCAAGCCCATGCTCGAGGAGACCGGGCTTCGTGCCGGCGTCGACTTCCACCTGGTGTTTTCGCCCGAGCGCGTGGACCCGGCCAACCCGGTGTACCTCACGAAGGATATTCCGAAAGTCGTTGGCGGTATCGACAAGACGAGCACCGATCTGGCGTGCGCCCTGTACGGACAGGTGGTCACACGAACCGTGGCGGTCAGTTCAACCGTCGTGGCCGAGATGGCGAAGTTGCTGGAGAACACGTTCCGCTCGGTCAACATCGGAATGGTGAACGAACTGGCGCTGATGTGCCACCGGATGGGGATCGACGTCTGGGAAGTGATTGACGCCGCCAAGACCAAGCCGTTCGGCTTCATGGCGTTCTATCCAGGGCCGGGACTGGGCGGGCATTGCATCCCGATCGACCCGTTCTACTTGTCGTGGAAGGCCAAACAGAGCGGTTTCGAGGCGCGATTCATCGAGCTGGCCGGGCAGGTCAACTCGTCGATGCCCGAGTGGGTCGTCTCACGGGTGGCGGACGCGCTCAACACTGTCCGAAAGGCCGTGAACGGATCCAGTATCCACCTGTACGGGGTGGCGTACAAGAAGAACGTCGGCGACATGCGCGAATCGCCGGCGCTCGACGTGATCGAGCACCTGCTGCGGCGCGGGGCGACCGTCACGTACAGCGATCCGCACGTCGCACGTTTCCGTCTCGACGGCCACGGCGAACTCTGCGCGGTTCCGGAGGCCGAGGCGTTGGCGGCGTCGCCTGATTGTGTCGTCGTGACGACCGACCACGACGCCTTCGACTACGGCGCGTTAGTCGGCAAGGCGTCGCTCATCCTGGACACCCGCAATGCCCTGCGGAAGTACCCCGGCGCGCACATCCACCGGCTATAG
- the gmd gene encoding GDP-mannose 4,6-dehydratase produces MAKRAIITGITGQDGSYLAELLLEQGYEVTGIIRRLSYQNFGRIEHLLDRVKLRPADLLDQLSLVRAIEDVQPDEFYNLAAMSFVPASWDQPFLTGEFNAQGVTRVLEAIRMVNSKIKLYQASSSEMFGKVREVPQTEMTPFYPRSPYGVSKVFGHYITVNYRESYGLFACSGILFNHESPRRGLEFVSRKVTDGVARIKLGLADKLCLGNLEAHRDWGFAGDYVRAMWLMLQQPTPDDYVVATGVSHSVKDLVQVAFGHAGLEWKKHVEVDPNLLRPAEVDHLIGSSDKARKMLGWEPTVDFHDLIGMMVDADLKRLANWKPATGS; encoded by the coding sequence ATGGCGAAGCGGGCAATCATCACCGGCATCACGGGGCAGGACGGCTCGTACCTGGCTGAACTGCTGCTCGAGCAAGGGTACGAGGTCACCGGCATCATCCGCAGGCTGAGTTACCAGAACTTCGGCCGGATCGAGCACCTGCTCGATCGCGTCAAGCTGCGGCCTGCCGATCTGCTGGATCAGCTGTCGCTGGTACGGGCGATTGAGGACGTGCAGCCCGACGAGTTCTACAACCTGGCGGCGATGTCGTTTGTGCCCGCGTCGTGGGACCAGCCATTCCTGACCGGCGAATTCAATGCCCAGGGCGTGACGCGCGTGCTCGAGGCCATCCGCATGGTCAACTCGAAGATCAAACTGTACCAGGCGTCGTCGAGCGAGATGTTCGGCAAAGTCCGCGAGGTGCCGCAGACCGAGATGACCCCGTTCTACCCGCGCAGCCCGTACGGCGTGTCGAAAGTGTTCGGACACTACATCACCGTGAACTACCGCGAGAGCTACGGCCTGTTTGCGTGCTCCGGGATCCTGTTCAACCACGAGTCGCCCCGCCGGGGGCTCGAGTTCGTGTCGCGGAAGGTGACCGACGGCGTGGCGCGGATCAAGCTCGGACTCGCCGACAAGCTGTGCCTCGGTAATCTGGAAGCCCACCGCGACTGGGGATTCGCCGGCGACTACGTCCGCGCCATGTGGCTGATGCTGCAGCAGCCGACTCCAGACGACTACGTCGTGGCGACTGGTGTCAGCCATTCGGTCAAGGACCTGGTGCAGGTGGCGTTCGGGCATGCGGGGCTCGAGTGGAAGAAGCACGTCGAAGTCGACCCGAACCTGCTTCGACCGGCGGAGGTTGATCATCTGATCGGGAGCTCCGACAAGGCCCGCAAGATGCTCGGGTGGGAGCCAACTGTCGATTTCCACGACCTAATCGGCATGATGGTGGACGCGGACCTGAAGCGTCTGGCGAACTGGAAGCCCGCGACCGGCTCGTGA
- the ricT gene encoding regulatory iron-sulfur-containing complex subunit RicT, with amino-acid sequence MSAGLPGAAIMLKTIGGLMVRAAVPFDPNPPFADGDAVVVHLDGSPVIGHVVARCLLVMAKQPMTDGLPEVVRRATAQDLTMRQRHEQRERDAFRLGVMKIRERGLAMKLARVEQAFDGSKLVFFFTAEERVDFRELVRELASDFKTRIELRQIGVRDEARMLAGYGTCGRSLCCSTWLHAFDPVSIKMAKLQDLALNPSRLSGLCGRLKCCLRYELIDGALPPVARGDESLAESVKEPGSRDRGGACGHGRRR; translated from the coding sequence ATGAGCGCTGGACTTCCCGGCGCCGCCATCATGCTCAAGACCATCGGCGGCCTGATGGTCAGGGCGGCGGTGCCGTTTGATCCGAACCCACCTTTCGCGGACGGCGACGCGGTCGTTGTCCATCTGGATGGCAGCCCGGTCATTGGCCACGTTGTGGCCAGATGCCTGCTCGTGATGGCGAAACAGCCGATGACGGACGGTCTTCCAGAGGTCGTCCGGCGCGCCACCGCGCAGGACTTGACCATGCGGCAGCGCCACGAGCAGCGCGAACGGGACGCCTTCCGTCTCGGCGTGATGAAGATCCGCGAGCGGGGACTGGCGATGAAGCTCGCGCGGGTCGAGCAGGCGTTCGACGGATCGAAGCTCGTCTTCTTTTTCACGGCCGAGGAACGCGTCGATTTCCGCGAGCTCGTGCGGGAGCTGGCCTCGGACTTCAAAACCCGGATCGAGCTGCGCCAGATCGGCGTGCGGGACGAAGCGCGGATGCTCGCCGGCTACGGCACCTGCGGCCGTTCCCTGTGCTGCAGCACCTGGCTGCACGCGTTCGATCCCGTCTCGATCAAGATGGCAAAACTGCAGGATCTTGCCCTGAACCCCTCGCGCCTGTCTGGCCTGTGCGGACGCTTGAAGTGCTGCCTGCGCTACGAATTGATCGACGGCGCGCTGCCGCCGGTTGCCCGCGGCGACGAGAGTCTCGCCGAAAGCGTCAAGGAACCCGGCTCGCGGGATCGCGGCGGCGCGTGCGGGCACGGTCGCCGCCGATGA
- the pdxA gene encoding 4-hydroxythreonine-4-phosphate dehydrogenase PdxA, with the protein MSLPRVAITVGDPAGIGPEIVASALADARVTDVCEPVVYGPADLARFRPGQLSAEAGRAAYDAIVAAVNDVRAGRVEAMATAPVNKEAFALAGLPWRGHTDLLAHLTGAASVAMMFYAEALRVVLATIHVPLADVPRLLTRASLEQVIRLTAREMPRFGFPSPRLAVAGLNPHAGEHGVMGSEEREVFEPALAACRSGGIDVAGPFPADTLFGRAARGEFDVVIASYHDQGLIPIKLLAFGTAVNVTLGLPIIRTSVDHGTAFDIAGRGVADHGSLVCAVRLAARLARHAVRPADGTEVGA; encoded by the coding sequence ATGAGCCTGCCGCGCGTGGCGATCACCGTGGGGGATCCGGCCGGCATCGGTCCCGAGATCGTCGCCAGCGCGCTCGCCGACGCGCGCGTGACCGACGTGTGCGAGCCCGTTGTGTACGGGCCGGCTGATCTGGCACGGTTTCGTCCTGGCCAGTTGTCGGCCGAGGCGGGCCGCGCGGCGTACGACGCGATTGTGGCCGCAGTGAACGATGTCCGAGCCGGGCGCGTGGAGGCCATGGCCACCGCCCCGGTGAACAAGGAGGCGTTTGCGCTGGCTGGCCTGCCCTGGCGCGGCCACACCGACCTGCTGGCGCACCTGACCGGCGCGGCGTCGGTGGCGATGATGTTCTACGCGGAAGCGCTTCGGGTGGTGCTGGCGACGATCCACGTGCCCCTGGCCGATGTGCCCCGGCTGCTGACGCGGGCGTCGCTGGAGCAGGTGATTCGGCTGACCGCGCGCGAGATGCCGCGGTTCGGGTTTCCGTCGCCGCGACTGGCGGTCGCCGGACTCAATCCCCACGCCGGCGAACACGGCGTGATGGGTTCGGAAGAACGCGAGGTGTTCGAGCCGGCGCTGGCCGCGTGCCGAAGCGGCGGGATCGACGTGGCCGGGCCGTTTCCAGCAGACACGTTGTTCGGGCGTGCCGCCCGTGGCGAGTTCGATGTCGTCATCGCCAGCTACCACGACCAGGGCCTGATTCCGATCAAGCTGCTGGCCTTCGGCACCGCCGTCAACGTGACCCTGGGGCTGCCGATCATCCGGACGTCGGTCGATCACGGGACCGCCTTCGATATCGCGGGACGGGGGGTGGCCGATCACGGAAGCCTCGTCTGCGCCGTCCGGCTTGCCGCGCGGCTGGCCCGACACGCGGTACGGCCGGCTGACGGTACGGAGGTTGGCGCGTGA